The following proteins come from a genomic window of Bactrocera tryoni isolate S06 chromosome 1, CSIRO_BtryS06_freeze2, whole genome shotgun sequence:
- the LOC120766181 gene encoding very low-density lipoprotein receptor-like, giving the protein MRFVIFVLICYISLAIKADDHEDCEGSLCKNGECIDDLEWCNGSVECSDGSDEMDCKAALCSDSAFKCNYGACIPVDKACDKVFDCLDGSDESFQNCDPMFCKPNKFQCGNGGCVDLSKKCDGKFDCPDQTDEYPPLCG; this is encoded by the exons ATGCGTTTCGTGATTTTTGTGCTTATCTGCTACATTTCCTTAGCAATAAAGG CTGATGACCATGAAGATTGCGAGGGTTCACTATGTAAAAATGGTGAATGCATTGATGATCTGGAGTGGTGTAATGGGTCTGTGGAGTGCTCAGATGGATCTGATGAAATGGATTGTAAAGCCGCATTATGCTCAGATTCAGCTTTTAAATGTAACTATGGCGCTTGTATACCGGTTGATAAAGCTTGCGATAAAGTATTCGATTGCTTGGATGGCAGTGATGAATCGTTTCAAAATTGTGATCCTATGTTTTGTAAACCCAATAAATTCCAATGTGGAAATGGCGGATGCgtagatttaagcaaaaaatgtgATGGGAAATTCGATTGTCCCGATCAAACCGACGAATATCCGCCCTTGTGTGGCTAA